From Saccharothrix espanaensis DSM 44229, the proteins below share one genomic window:
- a CDS encoding lipocalin family protein, whose product MDPAADLGAKTPGPEDDWADSIYFTSRVNSGGHDIGLLVHTVRIPKGPGNLLLFSVHDATTGWYKSHATRVDAGDYAWSTTGLDITAPGLRWTGDAQRMSVSLDVPWGSLDVVLQARGPALNYGGTGAFSLFGQTNYEFALPDLRTTGTLTLDGRSRQITGQSWLDRQWGPTDGAPGNHWSWMNLNMPNGDAVAIWDAVRADGDTHTWATVLRKDGSYEVASVVPLADDASEHWTSPTTGQRYPTRWIVSIPALKTRLTVRVTGNPGQEILLGGNGRLEATAAFEGTYHGTKVAGRNFVEMFGDWHS is encoded by the coding sequence GTGGATCCGGCCGCGGATCTCGGCGCCAAGACGCCGGGTCCGGAGGACGACTGGGCCGACTCGATCTACTTCACCAGTCGAGTGAACTCCGGGGGTCACGACATCGGCCTGCTGGTGCACACCGTGCGCATCCCGAAGGGGCCGGGCAACCTGCTGCTGTTCTCCGTTCACGACGCGACCACCGGCTGGTACAAGAGCCACGCCACCAGGGTCGACGCCGGGGACTACGCCTGGAGCACGACGGGCCTCGACATCACGGCGCCCGGTCTCAGGTGGACAGGGGACGCGCAGCGGATGTCCGTCTCCCTCGACGTGCCGTGGGGCTCCCTCGACGTCGTGCTTCAAGCGCGTGGACCGGCCCTGAACTACGGCGGCACCGGAGCGTTCTCCCTCTTCGGCCAGACCAACTACGAGTTCGCCCTTCCCGACCTGCGGACGACCGGCACCCTCACCCTCGACGGGCGCTCCCGGCAGATCACCGGCCAGTCCTGGCTGGACCGTCAGTGGGGGCCGACCGACGGGGCACCGGGCAATCACTGGAGCTGGATGAACCTCAACATGCCCAACGGTGATGCGGTGGCCATCTGGGACGCCGTCCGCGCCGACGGTGACACGCACACCTGGGCAACGGTTCTGCGCAAGGACGGCTCCTACGAGGTGGCATCCGTCGTGCCGCTCGCTGACGACGCGAGTGAGCACTGGACCAGCCCCACGACCGGACAGAGGTACCCGACCCGGTGGATCGTCAGCATCCCGGCGTTGAAGACCCGTCTCACGGTGCGAGTCACCGGCAACCCGGGGCAGGAGATCCTCCTCGGCGGCAACGGGCGTCTGGAGGCCACCGCCGCGTTCGAAGGCACCTACCACGGCACCAAAGTCGCCGGTAGGAACTTCGTCGAGATGTTCGGCGACTGGCACTCCTGA
- a CDS encoding IS5 family transposase has product MAELGRARTARPRTRHCAHGTRTRVRQGRTRQPLNHRCPRPEHNPVSRTSPCRPRSGTCTASGSTTRRWSTATPSSPTRPPTPTVHRRFAIWAGAGVWARLHRAVPARMTGAGLVDLSRVLLDTAHVRAKRGRAHGSESCGPGQGGYELHVLSDRSGMPLVVGISRGNVVDADGLKPMVAGLLSRHDPVRSRHGKPRKLHVDKAYGTAELRRWLRGKRIGVRIARKGVESSQRLGRHRWAIERTMSWLTGYRRLSPCYERHPFNYLAFLGLAAALPCWKRFLKATM; this is encoded by the coding sequence ATGGCTGAGTTGGGTCGCGCTCGCACTGCTCGTCCCCGCACTCGCCACTGTGCTCACGGCACGCGAACACGGGTTCGCCAAGGGAGAACTCGGCAGCCGCTGAACCACCGCTGCCCGCGACCCGAGCACAACCCGGTGTCGAGGACCTCTCCGTGCCGGCCGAGGAGTGGGACCTGCACAGCTTCTGGGTCAACGACACGCCGATGGTCCACGGCAACCCCTTCGTCGCCGACACGGCCGCCGACACCGACGGTGCATCGCCGGTTCGCGATCTGGGCCGGGGCGGGGGTGTGGGCCCGTCTGCATCGCGCGGTGCCGGCGAGAATGACCGGAGCGGGGCTGGTCGATCTGTCCCGCGTGCTGCTGGACACCGCGCACGTGAGGGCGAAAAGGGGGCGGGCACACGGGTCCGAGTCCTGTGGACCGGGGCAAGGCGGGTACGAGTTGCATGTCCTGTCGGACCGTTCGGGAATGCCGCTCGTGGTCGGCATCTCACGTGGCAACGTCGTTGACGCCGACGGTCTGAAGCCGATGGTGGCGGGTCTGCTCTCGCGGCACGATCCCGTCCGCAGCCGTCACGGCAAGCCTCGCAAACTGCACGTCGACAAGGCATACGGCACCGCCGAGCTGCGGCGATGGCTACGCGGCAAGCGGATCGGAGTCCGTATCGCCCGCAAGGGCGTCGAGTCCTCCCAACGCCTGGGTCGTCACCGTTGGGCCATCGAACGCACCATGTCCTGGCTGACCGGCTACCGCCGCCTCTCGCCCTGCTACGAACGGCATCCCTTCAACTACCTGGCCTTCCTGGGCTTGGCTGCGGCCCTGCCCTGTTGGAAGCGTTTCCTCAAAGCCACCATGTAG
- a CDS encoding MFS transporter has product MTNARLPLAGLLALATTGFITLLTETMPAGVLPEMSRDLGVSETAAGQSVTVFAIGAILAAIPLTKATIGWPRRHLLLVAIAGFAIVNTVTALSESFALTLAARFLGGIVGGLLWALLAGYAVRMVPSHQRGKAMAIAMAGAIVALSVGVPAAALTAKLVEWRYAFGIMTVLTLALIAWVIAAVPNFPGQPKGSRLPLARTFRIPGVAPVLLVTLTFVLAHSILYTYIAPFLTPLGMAGQVDAVLLTFGLVSLVSIWIAGALVHRHLRLLMILACALFATCTLLLGAFSGAPALVYAGAALWGLAFGGTSTLLQTAVAEAAGDAGDVAQALLTTGWNVGIAGGGIIGGIVLSGSDASWLSWVALALLVPALATVLTAREHGFAKGELGSR; this is encoded by the coding sequence ATGACGAACGCCCGGCTCCCGCTGGCGGGTCTTCTGGCCTTGGCCACCACCGGGTTCATCACGCTCCTGACCGAGACGATGCCCGCCGGGGTGCTTCCCGAGATGAGCCGAGACCTGGGCGTGAGCGAGACCGCTGCCGGGCAGAGCGTCACCGTCTTCGCGATCGGCGCGATCCTCGCCGCGATCCCGCTCACCAAGGCGACGATCGGCTGGCCGCGCCGACACCTGCTGCTGGTGGCGATCGCGGGCTTCGCGATCGTCAACACCGTCACCGCGCTCTCCGAGAGCTTCGCGCTCACGCTGGCCGCCCGGTTCCTCGGCGGCATCGTCGGCGGGTTGCTCTGGGCGTTGCTGGCCGGTTACGCGGTACGGATGGTTCCCTCACATCAGCGCGGCAAGGCAATGGCGATCGCGATGGCGGGCGCGATCGTCGCGCTGTCCGTCGGAGTTCCCGCTGCGGCGCTCACGGCCAAGCTCGTCGAATGGCGGTACGCGTTCGGGATCATGACCGTCCTCACGCTCGCGTTGATCGCGTGGGTCATCGCGGCGGTGCCGAACTTCCCCGGACAGCCCAAGGGCTCACGGCTCCCGCTCGCCCGCACCTTCCGCATTCCCGGCGTGGCGCCCGTGCTCCTCGTGACCCTCACGTTCGTGCTCGCCCACAGCATCCTCTACACCTACATCGCCCCGTTCCTCACGCCGCTCGGCATGGCAGGTCAGGTCGACGCCGTGCTGCTCACGTTCGGCCTGGTGTCGCTGGTGAGCATCTGGATCGCCGGAGCGCTCGTCCACCGGCACCTGCGCCTCCTCATGATCCTCGCGTGTGCGCTCTTCGCGACATGCACGCTGCTGCTCGGCGCCTTCTCCGGCGCGCCTGCGCTCGTCTACGCCGGCGCAGCGCTCTGGGGGCTCGCGTTCGGCGGCACCTCCACCCTGTTGCAGACCGCAGTCGCCGAAGCGGCAGGCGACGCCGGCGACGTCGCCCAAGCGCTCCTCACCACCGGGTGGAACGTCGGAATCGCCGGTGGTGGCATCATCGGAGGCATCGTCCTCAGCGGATCGGACGCGTCATGGCTGAGTTGGGTCGCGCTCGCACTGCTCGTCCCCGCACTCGCCACTGTGCTCACGGCACGCGAACACGGGTTCGCCAAGGGAGAACTCGGCAGCCGCTGA
- a CDS encoding MerR family transcriptional regulator yields the protein MRIGELSTRTGTPMRLLRYYEEQELIESNRLPNGYRDYEEYVVDRVLQVRGLLDVGLPTRIIKQILPCLNTPRTIHMPYVTPDMIATLERERDRMAEKIECLTKNHRAITNYLDAVRRNIRAS from the coding sequence ATGCGGATCGGTGAGCTGTCGACGCGCACGGGGACTCCGATGAGGTTGCTGCGCTACTACGAGGAGCAGGAGCTCATCGAGTCGAATCGACTGCCCAACGGATACCGGGACTACGAGGAGTACGTCGTCGACCGGGTTCTCCAGGTGCGGGGCCTGCTCGACGTAGGGCTGCCCACACGGATCATCAAGCAGATCCTGCCCTGCCTGAACACCCCACGCACGATCCACATGCCCTACGTCACGCCGGACATGATCGCAACGCTCGAACGCGAACGCGATCGCATGGCCGAGAAAATCGAATGCCTCACCAAGAACCACCGAGCCATCACCAACTACCTCGACGCCGTACGCCGCAATATCCGAGCCTCATAA
- a CDS encoding RICIN domain-containing protein, translated as MLHSYTQGFCVDSDRQGNVYAKPCDSHNDHHQWQWWNEGDNTFMLISQGTWKCLAAKEGSSGSDGDVETVTCYNHENVRRPRTLWQVDTDRYSLRLRNTESEPGTFLAARPDQADGVGVGWFTRETGWNATPVPDPDRVTRTTG; from the coding sequence ATGCTCCACAGCTACACGCAGGGCTTCTGCGTCGACAGCGACCGGCAGGGCAACGTGTACGCGAAACCCTGCGACTCCCACAACGACCACCACCAGTGGCAGTGGTGGAACGAGGGAGACAACACCTTCATGCTCATCAGCCAGGGCACCTGGAAATGTCTGGCCGCGAAGGAAGGCTCGTCGGGCAGCGACGGCGACGTCGAGACCGTCACGTGCTACAACCACGAAAACGTGCGCAGGCCCCGGACCCTCTGGCAGGTCGACACCGACCGGTACTCCCTCCGCCTCAGGAACACCGAGTCGGAACCGGGCACCTTCCTGGCCGCCAGGCCGGACCAGGCCGACGGGGTCGGCGTGGGCTGGTTCACCCGGGAAACCGGCTGGAATGCCACTCCGGTTCCGGATCCGGACCGCGTGACCCGCACGACGGGATGA
- a CDS encoding DUF6247 family protein — translation MAPAAEPLAIRACLTPMLTAEFDREWDLALDEAKRAKDLAPVRELLGKWRHIAYREPRGPGSYYRMPAKAEQIQRRGTNPAAVTLEEMKAVVRGRQAE, via the coding sequence GTGGCACCTGCCGCGGAGCCGCTGGCGATCCGGGCGTGCCTGACGCCGATGCTGACCGCCGAGTTCGACCGCGAGTGGGACCTCGCCCTGGACGAGGCGAAGCGGGCCAAGGACCTGGCCCCGGTACGGGAGCTGCTGGGCAAGTGGCGGCACATCGCCTACCGCGAACCTCGTGGCCCGGGTTCGTATTACCGGATGCCGGCCAAGGCCGAGCAGATCCAGCGTCGAGGCACCAACCCTGCGGCGGTGACGCTGGAGGAGATGAAGGCCGTCGTGCGCGGACGGCAGGCCGAGTAG
- a CDS encoding DUF7710 domain-containing protein, with the protein MRVLGYNDVVRDRDEGTRRHDTVARPTIWIFHDDRARFAAGVFTTRAEGLAWAARHHVTGILTEYPIGGSYDVAVTEGRFTPTRPHHGTPDHVTGFSPGLDHLHLTDGQPHHQTHTSAASRAFGTSVSLPATRRPCRLSPRAGDLRTRTALRRSMAEAAG; encoded by the coding sequence ATGCGGGTGCTCGGGTACAACGACGTGGTGAGGGACCGCGACGAGGGAACGCGTCGTCACGACACCGTGGCACGACCGACGATCTGGATCTTCCACGATGATCGCGCACGTTTCGCGGCAGGCGTGTTCACCACCCGCGCGGAGGGGCTCGCCTGGGCCGCCCGCCACCACGTCACCGGAATCCTCACGGAGTACCCGATCGGCGGCTCGTACGACGTGGCCGTCACCGAAGGCCGATTCACCCCGACCCGACCGCACCACGGCACACCCGACCACGTCACCGGTTTCTCACCAGGCCTCGACCACCTACACCTGACAGACGGACAGCCACACCACCAAACACACACTTCTGCCGCGAGCCGCGCGTTCGGAACGTCCGTTTCCCTGCCGGCAACACGGCGACCGTGCCGTCTGTCACCACGGGCCGGCGATCTACGAACGCGGACTGCCCTTCGCCGGTCGATGGCAGAGGCCGCAGGGTGA
- a CDS encoding eCIS core domain-containing protein, producing MVIGSGGADRHTLAHELTHVIQQGQGPVAGTDRGDGTSISDPSDRFERAAEANATRVMDSPTPQPGTSASESASGGVAADVQRAPAATGDGDLTVQRMGNCFSNEPDQDVPLPTRRPDGRSGGRPGGQSSGGRSGRSGRRSGGQSGSSALAAPVPVPLPAAQLGDILRRFGIPLRELEFRMFDPHGVLLSFIDDEEMMGLPLNQAYTWLTQNFTSVCGETVNILRETSYPDSGAPQRIYGLDQVLGRVSEAGDANLEIHTNGHTFFVERRGPECRILQSYIGSYSLADSLAGASHAGTTTIQTADLVRHLRDIAQHHMTDKQRTQPFRAHPDENRLFGGPLFNEQDLRGDEINIWCTATSAIRPANDQEASVTTRLNQNAAVWDEIRDSSVITSAWLFPS from the coding sequence GTGGTCATCGGGTCGGGTGGGGCCGATAGGCACACACTGGCCCACGAACTCACTCACGTGATCCAGCAAGGCCAAGGCCCCGTCGCGGGGACCGACCGGGGCGACGGGACGAGCATCAGCGACCCGTCGGACCGGTTCGAGCGGGCGGCGGAGGCCAATGCGACGCGGGTCATGGACAGCCCGACACCGCAGCCGGGCACGTCCGCGTCCGAGTCCGCGTCCGGAGGAGTGGCTGCCGACGTCCAGCGCGCACCGGCCGCGACCGGCGACGGGGACCTGACCGTACAGCGGATGGGCAACTGCTTCTCCAACGAACCCGACCAGGACGTCCCACTACCCACCCGGCGGCCCGATGGGCGGTCCGGAGGTCGACCGGGCGGGCAGTCGTCCGGCGGTCGGTCCGGTCGGTCCGGTCGGCGGTCCGGCGGGCAGTCGGGGTCCAGTGCGCTCGCGGCGCCCGTGCCCGTGCCGCTGCCCGCCGCGCAGCTCGGCGACATCCTCCGACGGTTCGGCATCCCCTTGCGCGAGTTGGAGTTCCGCATGTTCGACCCGCACGGGGTCCTGCTGAGCTTCATCGACGACGAAGAGATGATGGGCCTGCCGCTGAACCAGGCCTACACGTGGCTCACGCAGAACTTCACGAGCGTCTGCGGTGAGACGGTGAACATCCTCCGCGAAACGAGCTACCCGGACAGTGGCGCCCCGCAACGGATCTACGGCCTGGACCAGGTGCTCGGCCGGGTGTCCGAAGCGGGGGACGCCAACCTGGAGATCCACACCAACGGTCACACGTTCTTCGTCGAGCGGCGCGGGCCGGAGTGCCGGATCCTCCAGAGCTACATCGGGAGCTATTCCCTCGCGGACTCGCTCGCGGGCGCGTCGCACGCGGGCACCACGACCATCCAGACAGCCGACCTCGTCCGTCACCTGCGGGACATCGCACAACACCACATGACGGACAAACAGCGGACGCAGCCGTTCCGGGCCCATCCGGACGAGAACCGGCTGTTCGGCGGCCCGCTGTTCAACGAGCAGGACCTCCGGGGCGACGAGATCAACATCTGGTGCACCGCCACGTCCGCCATCCGCCCGGCCAACGACCAGGAGGCGAGCGTGACCACGCGGCTCAACCAGAACGCCGCCGTGTGGGACGAGATCCGGGACTCCTCGGTGATCACCAGCGCCTGGCTCTTCCCGAGCTGA
- a CDS encoding eCIS core domain-containing protein, which yields MRIRGRGEGREVDPRRDVAGPARSQPATPAVEGVLALQRAVGNTAVTRMLQARHEPPAECADDRDRDTAVQRSAIHDVLDRPGTPLGAAVRQEMESRLGADFSDVRLHTGAEARESAAGIDAPRLHLGQPRGHRVGWGR from the coding sequence ATGCGCATTCGCGGCCGAGGTGAGGGCCGGGAAGTCGATCCACGTCGGGACGTGGCCGGGCCTGCGCGTTCGCAGCCGGCCACCCCGGCCGTCGAGGGGGTGCTGGCGCTCCAACGCGCGGTGGGCAACACCGCGGTGACCCGAATGCTCCAGGCCCGGCACGAGCCCCCTGCCGAGTGCGCCGACGACCGGGACCGGGACACAGCCGTGCAGCGGTCAGCGATCCACGACGTGCTCGACCGGCCCGGCACCCCGCTGGGCGCGGCGGTCCGGCAGGAAATGGAGTCCCGGCTCGGGGCAGACTTCTCCGACGTCCGGCTGCACACCGGCGCCGAGGCCCGCGAGTCGGCCGCCGGGATCGACGCCCCGCGCCTACACCTCGGGCAACCACGTGGTCATCGGGTCGGGTGGGGCCGATAG
- a CDS encoding transposase, producing the protein MVMKHYPPEFRADAVALCRSRLGATIKSVAQDLGVNHETLRNWIRLDDAQRTEASASTASASAPASPEEENAALRRRIRELEEERDILRKAARYFAGETRW; encoded by the coding sequence ATGGTGATGAAGCACTACCCGCCGGAGTTCCGGGCCGATGCGGTCGCGCTCTGCCGGTCCCGCCTGGGCGCGACGATCAAATCGGTGGCCCAGGACCTGGGCGTCAACCACGAGACGCTGCGCAACTGGATCCGGCTCGACGACGCACAACGCACCGAGGCGTCCGCCTCCACCGCGAGCGCCTCGGCTCCGGCCTCGCCGGAGGAGGAGAACGCCGCACTGCGCAGGCGGATCCGCGAGCTGGAGGAGGAACGCGACATCCTGCGCAAGGCGGCCCGGTATTTCGCAGGGGAGACGCGCTGGTGA